One Streptomyces sp. NBC_01217 genomic region harbors:
- a CDS encoding DUF6313 family protein: MSISHLPIPYDLTPPPPQPLGVRLRRLFRSRKALSGVTQWFIDWGIPLAILLGVLYFYAARSKSYSDVYKTFTLIDPPNHVLLWIASLIGWLLVPAIIGGIAGHVIATRIQSVKQLSTSGLFRRRRLGEILRPPSQIAYLGAYFNKAPEAHTFLDNFVRRAHRNHWLLAQDHWEVLVRDTMCTAEYAELGRNECLRQAQDMNNIHLRVAATAGQCVVCAARRS, from the coding sequence TTGAGCATCAGCCATCTGCCCATACCGTATGACCTGACCCCACCGCCGCCACAGCCACTCGGCGTCCGGCTGCGGCGCCTGTTCCGCTCGCGCAAGGCACTCTCCGGCGTTACGCAGTGGTTCATCGACTGGGGGATTCCCCTGGCGATCCTCTTGGGTGTTCTCTATTTCTACGCCGCACGCAGTAAGAGCTACAGCGACGTCTACAAGACGTTCACGCTTATCGACCCCCCGAACCACGTCCTCCTGTGGATCGCCTCGCTCATTGGCTGGCTGCTCGTCCCCGCGATCATCGGTGGTATCGCCGGACATGTCATCGCCACCCGTATTCAGAGCGTGAAACAACTCTCGACGAGTGGCCTCTTCCGAAGGCGCAGGCTGGGGGAGATACTTCGGCCACCATCCCAAATCGCCTACCTGGGTGCGTACTTCAACAAGGCACCCGAAGCCCACACCTTCCTTGACAACTTCGTCCGCCGCGCCCACAGAAATCACTGGCTACTCGCTCAGGATCACTGGGAAGTCCTGGTTCGCGACACCATGTGCACTGCCGAGTACGCCGAGTTGGGGAGAAACGAGTGCCTACGTCAGGCGCAGGACATGAACAACATCCATCTGCGCGTAGCCGCGACAGCGGGACAGTGCGTCGTCTGCGCAGCACGTCGGAGCTGA
- a CDS encoding S1C family serine protease, whose translation MSTENEGNEGTAAEAVPSVPSAPPVPADAPQGSPGSTPAPAQAPEPATAQQPFPPTGEPVTATTPMASVPGTPPPGLQSAADVNWPPPPPAVPAYAHHGADGGGAGPVWGAPAQLHPPEGPRKRGMGGLVAAVAAAALIAGGIGGALGYWAADRSDGSTTVSASVSPQDLKRDPGTVAGVAAKALPSVVTIDAQGGDGEGGTGTGFVYDKEGHILTNNHVVASAADSGQLTATFSNGKKYDAEVVGRAQGYDVAVLKLKNPPAGLAPLALGNSDQVAVGDSTIAIGAPFGLSNTVTTGIISAKNRPVASGDGSGGSNSYMSALQTDASINPGNSGGPLLDARGAVIGINSAIQSTGSSIGQTQAGSIGLGFAIPINQATNVAQQLIKTGQPVYPVIGATVTMDERTGGAAISDQGAGGTTAVAKDGPADRAGLKAGDVITKFNDTVVDSGPTLIGEIWTHKPGDRVTLTYKRDGKTATAELTLGERKGDS comes from the coding sequence GTGAGCACAGAGAACGAGGGCAACGAGGGCACTGCGGCCGAGGCCGTTCCGTCCGTTCCGTCCGCACCTCCCGTGCCGGCCGACGCTCCTCAGGGGTCACCGGGGAGCACGCCGGCCCCCGCGCAGGCGCCGGAACCGGCCACAGCACAGCAGCCGTTCCCCCCGACGGGCGAACCGGTCACCGCGACCACCCCCATGGCTTCCGTCCCGGGCACTCCTCCCCCGGGCCTTCAGTCGGCCGCCGACGTCAACTGGCCCCCGCCCCCTCCCGCCGTCCCCGCGTACGCGCACCACGGCGCGGACGGCGGCGGCGCCGGTCCGGTCTGGGGCGCCCCGGCGCAGCTCCACCCCCCCGAAGGCCCGCGCAAGCGGGGCATGGGCGGTCTGGTGGCCGCGGTGGCGGCGGCTGCGCTGATCGCGGGCGGCATCGGCGGTGCGCTCGGCTACTGGGCGGCCGACCGCAGCGACGGCTCGACCACGGTCTCGGCGTCGGTCAGCCCGCAGGACCTCAAGCGCGATCCCGGCACGGTCGCGGGCGTGGCGGCGAAGGCGCTGCCGAGCGTGGTCACCATCGACGCGCAGGGTGGTGACGGCGAGGGCGGTACGGGCACCGGCTTCGTGTACGACAAGGAAGGCCACATCCTCACGAACAACCACGTGGTGGCCTCCGCGGCGGACAGCGGCCAGCTCACGGCGACGTTCTCCAACGGCAAGAAGTACGACGCCGAGGTGGTCGGCCGGGCGCAGGGCTACGACGTCGCCGTGCTGAAGCTGAAGAACCCGCCGGCGGGGCTCGCCCCGCTGGCCCTCGGCAACTCCGACCAGGTCGCGGTCGGCGATTCGACGATCGCGATCGGCGCGCCGTTCGGCCTGTCCAACACGGTGACGACGGGCATCATCAGCGCCAAGAACCGCCCGGTCGCCTCCGGCGACGGTTCCGGCGGCAGCAACTCGTACATGAGCGCCCTGCAGACCGACGCCTCGATCAACCCGGGCAACTCCGGCGGCCCGCTGCTCGATGCGCGCGGCGCGGTCATCGGCATCAACTCGGCCATCCAGTCGACCGGCAGCAGCATCGGCCAGACCCAGGCGGGCTCCATCGGCCTCGGCTTCGCCATCCCGATCAACCAGGCGACGAACGTCGCCCAGCAGCTGATCAAGACCGGTCAGCCGGTGTACCCGGTGATCGGCGCCACGGTCACGATGGACGAGCGCACCGGCGGCGCGGCCATCTCCGACCAGGGCGCGGGCGGCACGACAGCCGTGGCGAAGGACGGCCCCGCGGACCGGGCCGGCCTCAAGGCGGGCGATGTCATCACGAAGTTCAACGACACCGTGGTCGACAGCGGCCCGACCCTGATCGGCGAGATCTGGACCCACAAGCCCGGCGACCGGGTGACCCTGACGTACAAGCGCGACGGCAAGACGGCGACGGCCGAACTGACCCTGGGCGAGCGCAAGGGCGACAGCTGA
- a CDS encoding glycerophosphodiester phosphodiesterase → MTHARQQSTHHSIQVIAHRGSSDDAPEHTLAAYRKAIEDGADALECDVRLTADGHLVCVHDRRVNRTSNGRGAVSALELAELAALDFGSWKDREESESPDWDPAPGELTSVLTLERLLELVAETRAAGRPLQLAIETKHPTRWAGQVEERLLHLLKRFELDIPPAVGPSPVRIMSFSARSLHRIQAASPTLPTVYLMQFVSPRLRDGRLPAGARIAGPGMRIVRSHPGYIERLHRAGHRAHVWTVNEPEDVELCIELGVEAIITNRPKQVLSQLGRS, encoded by the coding sequence GTGACCCATGCACGACAGCAATCCACGCACCATTCCATCCAGGTCATCGCCCACCGGGGCTCGTCCGACGACGCCCCCGAGCACACCCTGGCCGCCTACCGGAAGGCGATCGAGGACGGCGCCGACGCCCTGGAGTGCGATGTACGGCTCACCGCCGACGGCCACCTCGTCTGCGTACACGACCGCCGGGTGAACCGCACCTCCAACGGCCGCGGCGCCGTCTCCGCGCTGGAGCTCGCCGAGCTCGCCGCCCTCGACTTCGGCTCATGGAAGGACCGCGAGGAGTCGGAGTCCCCGGACTGGGATCCGGCGCCGGGAGAACTCACCTCCGTACTCACTCTTGAACGGCTGCTCGAACTGGTCGCCGAGACACGGGCCGCCGGGCGCCCGCTCCAGCTGGCCATCGAGACCAAGCACCCCACCCGCTGGGCGGGCCAGGTGGAGGAGCGGCTGCTGCATCTGCTGAAGCGCTTCGAGCTCGACATCCCGCCGGCCGTCGGCCCCTCACCGGTACGGATCATGAGCTTCTCGGCGCGCTCCCTACACCGCATCCAGGCCGCGTCCCCCACGCTGCCCACCGTCTATCTGATGCAGTTCGTCTCACCGCGCCTGCGTGACGGGCGGCTGCCGGCCGGGGCGCGGATCGCCGGTCCGGGGATGCGGATCGTACGCAGTCACCCCGGTTACATCGAGCGACTGCACCGCGCCGGCCACCGCGCACACGTCTGGACGGTCAACGAGCCCGAGGACGTCGAGCTCTGCATCGAACTGGGCGTCGAGGCAATCATCACGAACCGCCCGAAGCAGGTTCTGTCACAACTGGGACGCTCTTAA
- a CDS encoding ATP-binding protein — MRHWQAIGRFPVQSGRASTPWRGAKEVSGVALVVAQEVPTSSSMAVPHGPAGVGQARHRMREQLRSYGVPDSVVDDAVLILSELLSNACRHGRPLGRHTDVGDGDIRAAWRVDRTGGLTVEVTDGGGPTRPIPATPSVTARGGRGLNIISALAEEWGVRDSSSGEVTVWVLVSEGHRRVPGAPGASGMPGASSVPGLDGLDFADAFDDVG; from the coding sequence GTGCGTCACTGGCAGGCGATTGGCCGGTTTCCGGTCCAGTCCGGGAGGGCATCCACTCCGTGGCGTGGGGCAAAGGAGGTCTCGGGGGTGGCGTTGGTGGTGGCACAGGAAGTGCCCACGTCGTCGAGCATGGCCGTACCCCATGGCCCTGCGGGCGTGGGTCAGGCGCGGCACCGGATGCGCGAGCAACTGCGCAGCTACGGGGTGCCGGATTCGGTCGTCGACGATGCTGTATTGATCCTTTCCGAACTGCTCAGCAATGCCTGTCGGCACGGCAGGCCGCTGGGGCGGCACACAGATGTGGGTGATGGCGACATCCGCGCCGCATGGCGCGTGGACAGAACGGGCGGACTGACCGTCGAAGTGACGGACGGAGGCGGTCCGACCCGACCGATTCCGGCCACACCGTCGGTGACTGCGCGCGGCGGCCGCGGGCTCAACATCATCAGCGCGCTCGCCGAGGAGTGGGGCGTACGCGACAGCTCGTCCGGCGAGGTCACCGTCTGGGTCCTCGTCAGCGAGGGGCACAGGCGGGTACCCGGAGCTCCGGGCGCATCAGGCATGCCGGGCGCATCAAGCGTGCCGGGACTCGACGGGCTGGACTTCGCGGATGCCTTCGACGACGTGGGCTGA
- a CDS encoding winged helix DNA-binding domain-containing protein, translating to MISARELNRATLSRQLLLEREPLTVLDGVRRVVALQAQHPASPYLALWNRLTGFAPAELDAAFTGRSVVKATLMRITLHAVHAEDYPVFRAAMQPTLYASRLGSRFASAGLTPADADELVPELLAFARRPRTSAEMQAWAEERLSAEKKDAAWWGLKAYAPLHHAPTDAPWSFGLRPSFVAAGYGPVPADRAVEPQALRALILRYLAGFGPASVADVAQFAMVQRAPVRAALRALDGAVEQLRGPDGGTLFDLPGASRPPAETPAPPRLMAMWDSILLAYADRSRVIPPAYRPLVIRRNGDVLPTLLVDGHVAGVWRPADGGIEATAFHPLPPATWDGLAAEARSLTALLGDREAAVYSRYHHWWAKLPEAEVRML from the coding sequence ATGATCAGCGCGCGCGAACTCAACCGGGCGACCCTCAGCCGCCAACTGCTGCTGGAACGTGAGCCACTGACCGTCCTCGACGGGGTGCGGCGCGTGGTCGCGCTCCAGGCGCAGCACCCGGCCTCGCCGTACCTCGCCCTGTGGAACCGGCTCACCGGTTTCGCTCCGGCCGAGCTCGATGCCGCCTTCACCGGTCGATCGGTGGTCAAGGCGACCCTGATGCGGATCACCCTGCACGCCGTGCACGCCGAGGACTACCCGGTCTTCCGCGCGGCGATGCAGCCCACGCTGTACGCCTCCCGGCTCGGCTCCCGCTTCGCGTCCGCCGGGCTGACCCCCGCGGATGCGGACGAGCTGGTGCCGGAGCTGCTGGCCTTTGCCCGTCGGCCGAGGACCTCGGCAGAGATGCAGGCGTGGGCCGAGGAGCGGCTCAGCGCCGAGAAGAAGGACGCGGCGTGGTGGGGGCTGAAGGCGTACGCGCCGTTGCACCATGCCCCTACGGATGCGCCGTGGTCATTCGGCCTCCGGCCGTCCTTCGTCGCGGCCGGGTACGGGCCCGTTCCCGCGGACCGGGCGGTGGAGCCCCAGGCGCTTCGGGCCCTGATCCTGCGCTATCTGGCGGGGTTCGGGCCCGCATCGGTCGCGGACGTCGCGCAGTTCGCCATGGTGCAGCGGGCACCCGTCCGCGCGGCGCTCCGCGCCCTGGACGGCGCCGTCGAGCAGCTCCGGGGGCCGGACGGCGGCACGCTGTTCGACCTCCCGGGCGCCTCCCGGCCGCCTGCCGAAACCCCGGCCCCTCCCCGGCTCATGGCCATGTGGGACAGCATTCTGCTGGCCTACGCGGACCGCAGCCGGGTGATACCCCCGGCCTACCGCCCCCTGGTGATCCGGCGCAACGGCGACGTACTGCCCACCCTGCTGGTGGACGGTCATGTAGCCGGTGTGTGGCGCCCGGCGGACGGCGGCATCGAGGCCACGGCCTTCCACCCCCTGCCACCCGCCACTTGGGACGGCCTCGCCGCAGAAGCCCGATCCCTGACGGCCCTACTCGGCGACCGCGAGGCGGCGGTCTACAGCCGTTACCACCACTGGTGGGCAAAACTTCCCGAGGCCGAGGTACGGATGCTGTAA
- a CDS encoding VOC family protein: MLFVNIPVADIERSKAFFARLGFSYNPMFTDETAACMLVGEQASVMLLSHDTFAQFAKLPMADPATHTLALYCFSVSARDEVDTVAEAALAAGGSEADGPEDHGFMYSRSFFDLDGHGWQVMWMDPSSTSDSSTSRTPART, from the coding sequence ATGCTGTTCGTGAACATCCCCGTGGCGGACATCGAGCGCAGCAAGGCGTTCTTCGCGCGGCTCGGGTTCAGCTACAACCCGATGTTCACCGACGAGACCGCCGCCTGCATGCTGGTCGGCGAGCAAGCCTCCGTCATGCTGCTCAGCCACGACACGTTCGCGCAGTTCGCGAAGCTGCCGATGGCCGATCCCGCCACGCACACGCTGGCGCTCTACTGCTTCAGCGTGTCAGCCCGCGATGAGGTTGACACGGTTGCTGAGGCTGCGCTCGCCGCGGGCGGCTCCGAGGCGGACGGTCCCGAGGACCACGGCTTCATGTACTCACGCAGCTTCTTCGACCTCGACGGCCACGGCTGGCAGGTCATGTGGATGGATCCGTCGAGCACCTCGGACAGCTCGACTTCCCGCACGCCGGCGAGAACGTGA
- a CDS encoding PP2C family protein-serine/threonine phosphatase, translated as MVPVSTHTAGSLSEAPAAPGSFIQDRLAAWVSDLTTLHELTERLARTSTLDDALHELLDAGAALVGARRGMIVFEPSDRRGPESTIGLGLAHAELGHLETVPRSATSYGRILEGLPGAEGAQTTPDLLGDTSLDPRRREVAARLGYAASYALPLTAEATGRLGAAVWLYDEPAEPVERRRHLVGLYAAHAGEHLARLLELERARADVATVTEELLPTRLPRANGVQLAARHRTAPQGGGDWYDALALPEGALGLAVGSVNGSGPTALAAMGRLRAGLRAYAVMEGEDPVAVLSDLELLLRLTEPARSATALFAYCEPAPRKILLAGAGHTPPLVIGDRRTEFVETSLSAPLGMLACWEAPSVEITPAPGETVLLYTDGLLRRTGDSMDRAFARLHSAAACVPKALRGDAGSVADHVLRTVLPDGLDQGNGTEDVVILAARFD; from the coding sequence ATGGTTCCTGTTTCAACGCACACTGCCGGTTCTCTGTCCGAGGCACCGGCCGCCCCCGGGTCGTTCATCCAGGACCGGCTGGCCGCCTGGGTCTCCGACCTCACCACGCTGCACGAACTCACCGAGCGACTGGCCAGAACCAGCACGCTCGACGACGCGCTGCACGAACTGCTGGACGCCGGAGCCGCCCTGGTCGGCGCCCGCCGCGGCATGATCGTCTTCGAACCGTCCGACCGCCGCGGCCCCGAAAGCACCATCGGCCTCGGCCTCGCCCACGCCGAACTCGGACACCTTGAGACGGTGCCGCGCAGCGCCACCTCCTACGGCCGGATCCTGGAAGGACTACCGGGCGCCGAAGGCGCGCAGACCACCCCCGACCTGCTCGGCGACACCAGCCTGGACCCCCGCCGCCGCGAGGTCGCCGCCCGCCTCGGATACGCCGCCAGCTACGCCCTGCCGCTCACCGCCGAGGCGACCGGCAGGCTCGGTGCGGCCGTCTGGCTGTACGACGAACCCGCCGAACCGGTGGAACGCCGACGCCATCTCGTCGGCCTCTACGCGGCACACGCCGGCGAGCATCTGGCCAGGCTGCTGGAGCTGGAACGGGCCAGGGCCGACGTCGCCACCGTCACGGAGGAACTGCTGCCCACCCGGCTGCCCCGGGCCAACGGCGTACAGCTGGCCGCACGCCATCGCACGGCACCGCAGGGCGGCGGCGACTGGTACGACGCGCTCGCTCTTCCGGAAGGCGCGCTCGGTCTCGCCGTGGGCTCGGTGAACGGCTCAGGACCGACCGCCCTGGCCGCCATGGGCCGGCTGCGTGCCGGACTGCGCGCGTACGCGGTGATGGAGGGCGAGGATCCGGTCGCCGTCCTCTCCGACCTGGAACTGCTGCTGCGACTGACCGAGCCCGCCCGTTCCGCGACCGCCCTGTTCGCCTACTGCGAGCCCGCCCCCCGCAAGATCCTGCTGGCCGGAGCCGGACACACCCCGCCGCTCGTGATCGGCGACCGGCGCACCGAGTTCGTCGAGACCTCGCTCTCCGCACCCCTGGGCATGCTCGCCTGCTGGGAGGCGCCCAGCGTGGAGATCACCCCCGCGCCCGGCGAAACCGTGCTCCTCTACACCGACGGGCTGCTGCGCCGCACCGGCGACTCGATGGACCGGGCTTTCGCACGGCTCCACTCGGCCGCGGCATGCGTACCGAAGGCGCTGCGCGGCGACGCCGGGTCCGTGGCCGACCATGTGCTGCGCACCGTCCTGCCGGACGGCCTCGACCAGGGCAACGGCACGGAGGACGTGGTCATTCTGGCCGCGCGCTTCGACTGA
- a CDS encoding DUF5926 family protein has protein sequence MAKKRPQTKAGKQQLKDGEIPVVGAREPCPCGSGRRYKACHGRAAVQAVTELVQRPFEGLAGECDWVALRELVPAATVELTLKGGLPEGVPSVTLATVLPMAWPALRRDDGSVLLALQNDTPSGDLSRDLADTLERALAAEPGSPVAARRAPADGPRLQDVLDPDATFEPVVHSGFEFWVPDAENATPEVSASLERANEAAISTTLLSGVDAAYWCETPEKNHLRWVMPYPEEQLLDALARLHAAGTSSLGEGTRLVGSFRAHGLVVPVWDLPSAMGAAECEKPAAELAERLTAALASDAPLTAEERRARGGLTNRQVTLS, from the coding sequence ATGGCCAAGAAGCGCCCTCAGACCAAGGCCGGGAAGCAGCAGCTCAAGGACGGCGAGATCCCGGTGGTCGGGGCTCGCGAGCCCTGCCCGTGCGGTTCGGGCCGCCGCTACAAGGCGTGTCACGGCCGCGCCGCCGTCCAGGCGGTGACCGAGCTCGTCCAGCGCCCCTTCGAGGGCCTGGCCGGCGAGTGCGACTGGGTCGCCCTGCGCGAGCTGGTGCCCGCGGCCACGGTCGAGCTGACGCTGAAGGGCGGGCTGCCCGAGGGCGTGCCCTCCGTGACGCTCGCGACCGTCCTGCCGATGGCCTGGCCGGCGCTCCGCCGCGACGACGGTTCGGTGCTGCTCGCCCTGCAGAACGACACCCCGTCCGGTGACCTCAGCCGTGACCTCGCGGACACCCTGGAGCGGGCGCTGGCCGCCGAGCCCGGTTCGCCCGTGGCGGCCCGGCGCGCACCGGCCGACGGTCCGCGGCTGCAGGATGTGCTCGACCCCGACGCGACGTTCGAGCCCGTGGTCCACTCCGGCTTCGAGTTCTGGGTGCCGGACGCGGAGAACGCCACGCCCGAGGTGTCGGCTTCTCTGGAGCGCGCGAACGAGGCGGCGATCTCGACGACGCTGCTCTCCGGTGTGGACGCCGCGTACTGGTGCGAGACCCCGGAGAAGAACCATCTGCGCTGGGTCATGCCGTACCCCGAGGAGCAGCTTCTCGACGCGCTCGCCCGGCTGCACGCCGCCGGCACCTCCTCGCTGGGCGAGGGGACGCGGCTGGTCGGCTCCTTCCGGGCGCACGGGCTGGTGGTCCCGGTCTGGGATCTGCCGAGCGCGATGGGGGCAGCGGAGTGCGAGAAGCCCGCGGCCGAGCTCGCGGAGCGGCTGACGGCGGCGCTCGCCTCGGACGCGCCCCTCACCGCCGAGGAGCGGCGGGCCCGTGGCGGGCTCACCAACCGCCAGGTGACCCTCAGCTGA
- a CDS encoding IS1380 family transposase gives MQSSHAAVHVSALFDEPNLIADAGLLPLIALAERVGLPGLAAQVRIEAADNSGGAHPAAKVMSLLGAMCSGADSIDDADRLRHGAMDRAFAGIRAPSTLGTFLRSFTHGHNRQLHRVHREFLARLATRTPLLPGAGQLMFIDIDPTHRRVYGRAKQGAEHGRLKGQRTLHPIMATLSTPLARPVIGAVRLRRGKAADVRGAKSFVAQALAIAKDAGGTGIRMVRADSKFYTADVAAACHRSGAHFSLTTGMNPSIAAAIGRITEDAWIPIRYPEAFVDPDTGEMVSDAEVAETEYTAFTGRKKAEQVTARLIVRRVRRLNPQAATGQGELFDSWRYHPIFTNSPFGMLQAELHHRQHAVVEQAIADGKSSALAHLPSGNFQANAAWLILWAMSHNLLRAAGALASAFHAKATTATLRAHLIHVPARLARTARTKLTAHLPANWPWQAAYQDLFEAVHHPPSTP, from the coding sequence ATGCAATCTTCCCATGCCGCCGTCCATGTCTCCGCACTCTTCGACGAGCCGAATCTGATCGCGGATGCGGGGCTGCTTCCGCTGATCGCGCTCGCCGAACGGGTCGGCCTGCCCGGTCTGGCCGCCCAGGTCCGCATCGAGGCGGCCGACAACAGCGGCGGCGCCCATCCGGCGGCCAAGGTGATGTCGCTGCTGGGCGCGATGTGCTCGGGGGCCGACTCCATCGATGATGCCGACCGGCTGCGGCACGGCGCAATGGACCGGGCCTTCGCCGGGATACGCGCCCCGTCCACGCTGGGCACCTTCCTGCGCTCCTTCACCCACGGCCACAACCGGCAACTCCACCGTGTGCACCGGGAATTCCTGGCCCGCCTCGCGACCCGTACCCCGCTGCTGCCCGGCGCCGGGCAGCTGATGTTCATCGACATCGACCCCACCCACCGCCGGGTCTACGGACGGGCCAAGCAAGGCGCCGAGCACGGGCGCCTGAAGGGGCAGCGCACCCTGCACCCGATCATGGCCACCCTGTCCACCCCGCTCGCCCGGCCGGTGATCGGTGCGGTCCGCCTGCGCCGCGGCAAGGCCGCCGACGTCCGCGGCGCGAAAAGCTTCGTCGCCCAGGCCCTGGCCATCGCGAAGGACGCGGGCGGAACCGGAATCCGGATGGTGCGGGCGGACAGCAAGTTCTACACCGCCGATGTGGCCGCCGCCTGCCACAGGTCCGGTGCCCACTTCTCCCTCACCACGGGCATGAACCCCTCCATCGCCGCCGCGATCGGCCGCATCACCGAGGACGCCTGGATCCCGATCCGCTACCCCGAGGCGTTCGTGGATCCCGACACCGGCGAGATGGTCTCCGACGCCGAGGTCGCCGAGACCGAGTACACCGCGTTCACCGGACGCAAGAAGGCCGAGCAGGTCACCGCCCGTCTGATCGTGCGACGGGTGCGACGCCTGAACCCGCAAGCAGCCACCGGGCAGGGCGAGTTGTTCGACTCCTGGCGCTACCATCCCATCTTCACCAACAGCCCCTTCGGCATGCTTCAGGCCGAACTGCACCACCGGCAACACGCTGTCGTGGAACAGGCGATCGCGGACGGGAAGTCCTCCGCGCTCGCCCACCTGCCCTCGGGAAACTTCCAGGCGAACGCCGCCTGGCTGATCCTGTGGGCCATGTCGCACAACCTGCTGCGGGCCGCCGGCGCCCTGGCCTCGGCCTTCCACGCCAAGGCCACCACCGCCACACTCCGCGCCCACCTGATCCACGTCCCCGCCCGACTCGCCCGCACCGCGAGGACCAAGCTGACCGCCCACCTGCCCGCCAACTGGCCCTGGCAGGCCGCCTACCAGGACTTGTTCGAGGCCGTCCATCACCCACCGTCGACACCCTGA
- a CDS encoding bifunctional DNA primase/polymerase, translating to MREILGRRRRLRLRRRVRPVQLDGALTCAAAWQWPVLPGVGLEAAGGRGDGGRGCACPDPECAVPGAHPFDPGLLAATTDERMVRWWWTNRPTAPIVLATGGRAPCALSLPVMAGARALAELDRMGTRLGPVVATPTRWSLLVAPYTLERLGELLHAKDWVPSSLRFHGEGGYLVLPPSEVGAGQVRWERAPAPGTLLGSNGRAVVPAAAAPWLPDVGTVLDALVEASNGAPDGGSRLAY from the coding sequence ATGCGCGAGATCCTCGGAAGGCGACGCAGGCTCCGGCTCCGGCGCAGGGTGAGGCCCGTCCAGCTGGACGGGGCCCTGACCTGTGCCGCCGCATGGCAGTGGCCCGTGCTCCCCGGAGTGGGACTGGAGGCGGCCGGTGGTCGCGGTGACGGTGGCCGTGGCTGTGCCTGTCCCGATCCCGAGTGCGCCGTACCCGGTGCACACCCCTTCGACCCCGGTCTCCTCGCGGCGACCACCGACGAGCGCATGGTGCGCTGGTGGTGGACCAACCGGCCCACCGCCCCGATCGTGCTCGCCACCGGCGGCCGCGCCCCGTGCGCGCTGAGCCTGCCGGTCATGGCCGGTGCCCGGGCGCTGGCCGAGCTGGACCGGATGGGCACGCGACTCGGCCCCGTGGTGGCGACGCCGACCCGGTGGTCGCTGCTCGTCGCCCCGTACACCCTCGAACGGCTCGGTGAGCTGTTGCACGCCAAGGACTGGGTGCCCAGTTCGCTGCGCTTCCACGGCGAGGGCGGCTATCTCGTCCTTCCGCCGTCCGAGGTGGGGGCGGGGCAGGTGCGCTGGGAACGGGCTCCCGCACCCGGCACCCTGCTGGGCTCGAACGGCAGAGCTGTCGTTCCCGCAGCCGCCGCGCCGTGGCTGCCGGATGTGGGGACGGTGCTCGACGCCCTGGTCGAGGCGAGCAACGGCGCACCGGACGGCGGCAGTCGGCTCGCCTACTGA